A region from the Colius striatus isolate bColStr4 chromosome 12, bColStr4.1.hap1, whole genome shotgun sequence genome encodes:
- the CLDN1 gene encoding claudin-1, producing MASGGLQLLGFVLAFLGWIGIIISTAMPQWKMASYAGDNIVTAQALYEGLWMSCAMQSTGQIQCKVYDSLLKLESSLQATRALMVAAILLGLVAVFVAVTGMKCMKCMEDDQVKKMRMAVFGGIIFIIAGMAALVATSWYGNRVARAFYDPFTPVNTRFEFGSALFIGWAAASLAILGGAFLCCSCPRRETSYPPSRGYPKNAPSTGKDYV from the exons ATGGCCAGCGggggcctgcagctcctgggcttcGTGCTGGCTTTCCTGGGCTGGATCGGCATCATCATCAGCACCGCCATGCCCCAGTGGAAAATGGCATCCTACGCAGGGGACAATATCGTCACGGCCCAGGCGCTCTACGAGGGGCTGTGGATGTCGTGCGCCATGCAGAGCACGGGGCAGATACAGTGCAAGGTGTACGACTCGCTGCTCAAGCTGGAAA GCAGTCTTCAGGCCACTCGGGCTTTGATGGTGGCTGCAATACTCCTGGGCCTTGTGGCTGTGTTTGTTGCTGTGACTGGCATGAAATGCATGAAGTGCATGGAAGATGACCAGGTGAAGAAGATGCGGATGGCTGTCTTTGGTGGGATAATCTTCATCATTGCAG ggatgGCAGCACTGGTGGCCACCTCCTGGTATGGCAACAGAGTGGCTCGGGCCTTTTATGATCCTTTCACCCCAGTCAACACGAG attTGAGTTTGGATCAGCTCTCTTCATAGGCTGGGCAGCTGCTTCTCTGGCCATTCTAGGGGGAGCCTTCCTTTGCTGCTCCTGTCCACGGAGAGAAACTTCATATCCACCCAGCCGAGGCTATCCCAAAAATGCCCCCTCCACGGGGAAGGATTACGTATAA